The Tessaracoccus timonensis sequence GAAGGGCCGCACCGAGATGCGCCAACAGAAGAACTTCAAAATCCGTACGCAGATTAACCAAACACCCCTAAATCGGGCCCTTCATCTCATCTGCGTACGGATTTTGAAGTTCGGCGGAGGGTGACTCTGGCCGGTTTCGATACGCGGCCTACGGCCGCTACTCAACCATCGCGCCCTTGTTTCCGACCATCGAGTAGCGCCGAAGGCGCGTATCGAGATGCGGTGCCGAGATTTCGATACGCGGCCTACGGCCGCTACTCAACCATCGGAGAGGGCGCCGCCACTCGACTGCCCCTCGCTCTTCAATAACGTTTCGGGAACAAGACGGGCCTGCCTCCCAGCAAGTCAAAATGTTCAGGTACAGTACTTATTGCTTTCAATCAGAGCAAATGCACTCTCAAAGAGGAGATCCCTTCATGAGTATGAAACATCGAAGCCCCTGGGTGGTTGGCTGCACAGTGGCCACTGCGCTGGCGTTGAGCCTCACCGCATGTGGCGGTGACGGAGGTAGCGAAGGCACCAAGCCTGGCGAGAACGGCAGCGCCTCAGCCGCGCAGCCTAAGAAGCCAGGTGAGAAGATCGAACTCGATTTCATGCACCGCCTTCCCGATGGTGAGGGCATGACACCGGTGTCGGAGATCGTCGAGAAGTGGAACAAGGAACACCCCGACGTCCAGGTGAAATCCACCAAGTTCGACAGCAAGGCGGCCGAGATGATCGTGCGCCTCGAGTCCGACTTCAAGGCCGGCAACGCCCCCTGCATCGCGTTCACGGGCTATGCCGAGGTGCCGGAGCTATATGTGAAGGGCATGTTGGCCGATGTCACCCAGGAAGCCGAAAAATACAAGGGCAACTACACCGAGGGCGCATACAATCTCATGAGCGTGGGCGGCAAGATGACTGGCCTGCCCCAGGACGTCGGCCCGCTGGTGTACTTCTACAACGAAGACGCCTTCAAGGAACTCGGCATCGACGTTCCCACCGACCTTGCAGGCTTCCAGGAAGCTGCCACCAAGGCGAAGGAGAAGGGTAAGTACATCTCTGCCTTCACTCCTGATGAAGCCCAGAACTGGCTCTCGGCGCAGTCCGCGGCGGCCGGTGACTCGTGGTTCTCGGCAGAAAACGACCAGTGGGTAGTCTCGGCGAACGGAGATGGCTCCAAGGCTGTCGCTGATTTCTGGCAGAAGATGCTCGACGACAAGACCACGCTGGTCACTCAGCGCTGGGGCGATGGTTTCACCAAGGCCCTCGTAGACGGCCAGCTCATCGGCCACATTGGTGCAGCATGGGAGGCCGGCTTCATCCTTGACCCCCTCGACGGCACTGAGCACGAAGGCAAGTGGCGCGTCGCACAGCTGATGGACTTTGGCGCAGGCAAGGTTACCGGCCCCGACGGCGGCTCCGGACTCAGCGTCATGAAGGACTGCAAGTACCCGGCCGAGGCTATGGAGTTCATTGACTGGTTCAACACCCAGACCGATGATCTGGCTACTCAGGGGATCGTGTCCGCGAGCACCAATACCGTGGAGACCCCGGAGAAGATGAAGAAGCAGTTCGGCGACCAGGATGTGCTGGCTGAAATGAAGACCGCATCGGAGAACCTCGCGATCGACTTCGGTTACGCCCCCGGCTTCTCCACACTGTCCACCATGAACCAGGTCGCCGACGAGGTGGGTGCTGGTAAAAAGAAGATGACCGACATCTTCGATACCGCCCAGAAGACGGGCATGGACACATTGAAGAACCTTGGCCTACCGGTCAAGGAAGGCTAATTCCCCTTTGGTTGGGCGTGAGGCACACACCCGCCTCGCGCCCAACCTCTCCTTGAGGACATCCCTATGAGCTCCGATACCGTTACGCAGCCACGGCACCAACGTCGTCGCATGAGCAGAATTCGCCGCTCCGAAATCATCGCGGGCTGGGGGTTCATGGCCCCCTTCGCAATCCTGTTCGCGTTCGTGCTGCTGATTCCTATGATCACGGCGATTCGGTCGTCGCTGTATCGCATGGAGTCCACTGGTGGCGGGCTCTTCGGCGGCGGCGAGATGACTGAGAAGTTCGTTGGTTTGGCCAATCTGCAGTGGGCCGCGACGAACGAGGCGTTCTGGACGGGCATCGCTCGGGTGGGTGCCTATGCGCTCTTCCAGATTCCGGTGATGACCCTCGGCGCGATGCTCCTCGCACTGCTGCTCGACTCGATTGTGATCCGTCGCCCCGGTTTCTTCCGCATCTCGTACTTCCTGCCCTTCGCGATTCCGGGCATTGTCGCGGCGATGCTCTGGCTCTACCTCTACACGCCGGAGCTATCCCCAATCATGCGCTACCTCCCGTCGTGGGTGAATTTCATGGCGCCCGACGTCATCCTGGCTTCGATGGCCAACATGACGACGTGGACGTACACCGGCTACAACATGCTGATCTTCCTGGCGGCGCTGCAAGCCATTCCTCACGAGCTCTACGAGGCGGCCCGTATCGATGGCGCGAAGGAATGGCAGATCGCCACGCGTATCAAGATTCCCATCATGGGCAACGCCATTCTGCTCTCAGTGCTGATGTCGATCATCGGCACGGTCCAACTGTTCAACGAACCCGTTGTCATGGAAACCGTGAACCCATGGATGGGCAAGGCATACACGCCCATGATGATGGCCTACAACACCATGACGGGCGGCCTTTCCCCGTCGGGTAATGGCCATGCCTCCGCGGTCTCAGTCATGATGGCAGCGGTAGCGGGCGTGATGGCCTTCGTTTACTGGAGCGTGCAACGGAAGGTGAAGAAGTGACAACCGCAACCGCCAAGCGCCCCGCGAAGCGCGACGACATTCCCCCTGCACTGCGTCCGACGCCGAGCGCCAAGACGATCACCTGGATCATCCTCGTGTTCGCGGCCTTGTACTTCCTCCTGCCCGTGGTCTGGTTGGTCATGGCTGCTACCAAGACCAACAACGATTTGGCGACGTCGTTTGGCTTCTGGTTCGCCGACTTCAACTTGGCCCGCAACTACGAGAGCCTCCTGTCGTGGACTGGCGGCATGTTCTGGCGGTGGGTCGGAAACTCCATCTTCTATTCCCTATCTGCGGCTACGCTGGGCTGCCTCATCTCCGTGATGGCGGGCTACTCGGTGACGAAGTTCCGCTACCCCGGCCGTCGGATCATGATGGGTACCATCTCCGCCGGACTACTCATCCCCGTCTCGATCCTCACGATCCCGATGTACACCGTGTTCCACGGCCTGGGGCTCACCGACACCGTGTGGGCAATCATCATCCCCTGCTCTGTGCTTCCGTTCGGCGTGTTCCTCGGCATGGTGTATGCGGAAGCTTCCGTTCCCGACGAGCTACTCGAGGCCGCACGCCTCGACGGATTGAGCGAGTTCCGCATCTTCTTCACGATCGTTCTGCGACTCCTGGCACCTGCCATGGTGACGATCTTCCTCTTCATCTTCGTGAACACGTGGAACAACTTCATGTTGCCGTTGATGATGATCTCCAAACCCGAGCTGAAGCCGGTCACCCTGGGCCTCTACGGCATGATGAGCTACTTCGCACCCGACAAGGGCGCAGTCATGCTGGGCGCACTGCTCGGCGTCGTGCCGCTCATCATCTTGTTCCTGACGCTGCAGCGGTACTGGCAGGCAGGACTCGCCGCCGGCGCAGTAAAGGGCTGATTGCATGACCACCGACGAGGTCCTCGCCACCCTCACTCTCGCGGAGAAGGTGGCCCTCCTGACCGGTGCGGACTACTGGCATACCAAGGCCTTCCCCGGCGCCGGCGTCGACGCCATCATGCTCACCGATGGCCCGCACGGCTTGCGGAAACAGGCTGACGCCGCAGACCATCTCGGCCTCAATGCCGCACGCCCCGCCACGTGCTTCCCCACCCCCGCGTCGCTCGCGTCGACGTGGGACGAGGCGCTCGTCGAGGAAATCGGGGCAGCCTTAGGCGCCGAGGCTGCACGCGAGCAGGTGAGCGTCGTGCTCGGCCCCGGGGCCAATATCAAACGCGACCCTCGGTGTGGACGCAACTTCGAGTACTACTCCGAAGATCCGCTGCTCTCGGGGCGCATCGCCGCTGCGATGATTCGTGGCATCCAGTCGCGTGGTGTCGCGGCCTGCCTCAAGCATTTCGCCGCCAACAACCAGGAAACAGACCGGCTTCGCATCAGCGCCGACGTGGATGATCGCGCGCTGCGGGAGATCTACCTCGCGTCCTTCGAGGAAGCCATCGCGGGCGGCAACCCGCGGTGCATCATGAGCTCTTACAACCGCGTCAACGGCACCTACGCGGGCGAGAGCCGCATGCTCCTCACCGACGTGCTGCGCGATGAGTGGGGATTCGACGGTGTCGTAGTCTCCGACTGGGGCGCCGTCTTCGATCGCGTCGCCACGCTGCGCGCCGGGCTCGACTTGGAGATGCCTTACAGCGGTGGCCACACCGAGCAGGCGGTGCTCGAGGCGGTTGAACGGGGTGAACTGGACGCCTCGGTCGTCGACCAGTCAGCCCGACGCTTGCTGGAACTCATCGCGGCCGTCAGGCATGCCGATGCGACGGAGCCCGTGGACTTCGACGCCCACCATCAGCTGGGCCGAAGCGCCGCCGCAGCCGGCTGCGTGCTGTTGCGCAACGAGCCTATGCACGACGGTTCCCCCTTGCTCCCGCTGCGGGCAGGGCAGAGCCTCGCCATCATCGGAGAGTTTGCGCGCACCCCGCGCTACCAAGGTGCCGGAGCGGCTCAGGTGACACCACGAACGGTGTCGAACGTCCTCGACACCCTCGAGGCTCGTCGCATTCCCGCGGTGTTCGCACCGGGCTATCGCATCGACCAACAGCCCGACGAAGCCCTCGTCGCCGAGGCCGTCGCCGCCGCGGAAAGCAGCGATGTAGCCGTGCTGTTCCTCGGCTTAACACCGTCGGCCGAGTCGGAAGGCTACGACCGGAGCACGCTCGATCTGCCCGCCGATCAACTCGCGCTGCTCGAGGCCGTCGCCGCAGTGAACCCCCGGGTAGTGGTAGTGCTCGCCAACGGCAGCGTCGTGACGGTCAAGGCTTGGCATGAGTTGGCTCCCAGCATCCTTGAGGCCTGGCTGGGCGGGCAAGCCATGGCGGACGGCGTCGTCGACGTGCTGTTCGGCGACGTGTGCCCGTCGGGCAAACTCACCGAGACGATCCCCGAGCGACTCCAGGACTCCCCCTCCTACTTGTCGTTTCCCGGCGAGCTCGGGCATTCCC is a genomic window containing:
- a CDS encoding extracellular solute-binding protein codes for the protein MKHRSPWVVGCTVATALALSLTACGGDGGSEGTKPGENGSASAAQPKKPGEKIELDFMHRLPDGEGMTPVSEIVEKWNKEHPDVQVKSTKFDSKAAEMIVRLESDFKAGNAPCIAFTGYAEVPELYVKGMLADVTQEAEKYKGNYTEGAYNLMSVGGKMTGLPQDVGPLVYFYNEDAFKELGIDVPTDLAGFQEAATKAKEKGKYISAFTPDEAQNWLSAQSAAAGDSWFSAENDQWVVSANGDGSKAVADFWQKMLDDKTTLVTQRWGDGFTKALVDGQLIGHIGAAWEAGFILDPLDGTEHEGKWRVAQLMDFGAGKVTGPDGGSGLSVMKDCKYPAEAMEFIDWFNTQTDDLATQGIVSASTNTVETPEKMKKQFGDQDVLAEMKTASENLAIDFGYAPGFSTLSTMNQVADEVGAGKKKMTDIFDTAQKTGMDTLKNLGLPVKEG
- a CDS encoding carbohydrate ABC transporter permease, which encodes MSRIRRSEIIAGWGFMAPFAILFAFVLLIPMITAIRSSLYRMESTGGGLFGGGEMTEKFVGLANLQWAATNEAFWTGIARVGAYALFQIPVMTLGAMLLALLLDSIVIRRPGFFRISYFLPFAIPGIVAAMLWLYLYTPELSPIMRYLPSWVNFMAPDVILASMANMTTWTYTGYNMLIFLAALQAIPHELYEAARIDGAKEWQIATRIKIPIMGNAILLSVLMSIIGTVQLFNEPVVMETVNPWMGKAYTPMMMAYNTMTGGLSPSGNGHASAVSVMMAAVAGVMAFVYWSVQRKVKK
- a CDS encoding carbohydrate ABC transporter permease, encoding MTTATAKRPAKRDDIPPALRPTPSAKTITWIILVFAALYFLLPVVWLVMAATKTNNDLATSFGFWFADFNLARNYESLLSWTGGMFWRWVGNSIFYSLSAATLGCLISVMAGYSVTKFRYPGRRIMMGTISAGLLIPVSILTIPMYTVFHGLGLTDTVWAIIIPCSVLPFGVFLGMVYAEASVPDELLEAARLDGLSEFRIFFTIVLRLLAPAMVTIFLFIFVNTWNNFMLPLMMISKPELKPVTLGLYGMMSYFAPDKGAVMLGALLGVVPLIILFLTLQRYWQAGLAAGAVKG
- a CDS encoding glycoside hydrolase family 3 C-terminal domain-containing protein, encoding MTTDEVLATLTLAEKVALLTGADYWHTKAFPGAGVDAIMLTDGPHGLRKQADAADHLGLNAARPATCFPTPASLASTWDEALVEEIGAALGAEAAREQVSVVLGPGANIKRDPRCGRNFEYYSEDPLLSGRIAAAMIRGIQSRGVAACLKHFAANNQETDRLRISADVDDRALREIYLASFEEAIAGGNPRCIMSSYNRVNGTYAGESRMLLTDVLRDEWGFDGVVVSDWGAVFDRVATLRAGLDLEMPYSGGHTEQAVLEAVERGELDASVVDQSARRLLELIAAVRHADATEPVDFDAHHQLGRSAAAAGCVLLRNEPMHDGSPLLPLRAGQSLAIIGEFARTPRYQGAGAAQVTPRTVSNVLDTLEARRIPAVFAPGYRIDQQPDEALVAEAVAAAESSDVAVLFLGLTPSAESEGYDRSTLDLPADQLALLEAVAAVNPRVVVVLANGSVVTVKAWHELAPSILEAWLGGQAMADGVVDVLFGDVCPSGKLTETIPERLQDSPSYLSFPGELGHSRYAEGVFVGYRGHDYRDNPVAYPFGFGLSYTSFDVELMDVHVDGVGSDAKGCVRVRVTNTGPVRGAEVVQLYVGEVSTTVACPPKQLRAFAKVELDPGEARIVELPLRGRDFAFWHSPLQRWAVEDGDVQLHVGTSSRHIVASATVTLTGDDLRQPLTPMSTIGELMANPVIGDEVRKVIEAQPAQFQAQAPDIPAITFVDFNIFDLDRTGLTELLDRANAGLER